gagacacaaacaccaaGAGGTTGGAgggcagagaaagaaaacaagagtttGAACAGAGAGATGGAGCaagaaacaggacaaaaacCTGGCTTTAACACTGCAACAACCATCTTCTGTCTTAAATCTTTCTGTTTAAATTACGTCTACATATATCATAGcctgtaaatgcatttttttcacccGCTGGCACCCTCTGAAAAGATAACTTAATCCCTAATCCATTCAGTTTTTTGCAATTTGCCACTGTGGGActtgcaaaaatgtcaaacatctgTGGCCATCTGTCACTAGAGGGAAAAATCACAGCAACCTCTTGTGTCAGTATATTATTTACAGGATGCGCCGTATTATACCCTGAAGTTGAATGACAGCATTCAGAGTATATTTTATTAAGGAAGGAATCATTTTTTTGACATCTGCTCTCACAAAAGACCAATTAAGATTAACAACCTAACTTGTGGCCCTGTCTCAAAGTCTAATGTACCCATTAAGTATTCTGCAAGCATTAATATCAGGACTATGTCAGATGAGATGGGATTGAGCATGTGATCTTTCCTTAAAGGAGGGCTGTGGGTCAAAACCTGAACTTCCCTGGTATTGTTCAGTTGTATGTATATGTGAATCAGGCTTTGCTGAATCTCTGCTGCGCTTCTTGCCTGCTGATTATCCTGGGAACATAATGCATCCATGTAAGAAATCATTGCTCATTTCATGCATTAGTTTCATGCACCTTGTAAGAGCAAATCCACACTGGCATTACTTCCGCAGTTTACAATTAGCCCTGTCAGAGTCGATCCTCGTGGATATGCAGCACATCTGGTATTTAGGCATCTGCCGTGTTTTCACAAATGACTGTAAATATTACTTAAGACTCACATAAACACCCAGGACTTGATAGAATGTGATGGAAAATGCTGCCATCATACAAACCTAAACCACAATGCCATTTATACTATAATCTTGTGGCTGGTAAGAAATCGTTTGATTtctttaaaaccacaaataaTACAACTGTCTGAGAAATTTCTATGTGATAAATTGGCCTAgaaattcttgtttttattgtgtttaataGATGCTCGACTGATGACACAGCCCAGTACACTGCTGTCGCTGCTAACAGCCATGGACAGGCTTCTAGTCAGGCCTCTGTTATTGTCAAGAGTAAGTCACTGTGTTCGATTACATGCTATCTGAAATTCAAGTCTGATttcaaaaatttcaaaaataaataactaaatataaAGTTTTCATCATATTTAGCTGAGACATTTGGATCTATAACAGCACATCTAGACTGTCAGTTCACCATTTGTCTGCTTATTCAGTTTCTAAGCTTCTATTACTTCAACAAGCCGCTGCGGCTAATAATAAttaacttttgttttatttgtttttcaattgTGCAGGGTTCAGAGAGGAAGATGAGTCCTGTCCATATGCATGGCTGCCTTTCACAGGTAGATGTCATAATTACCTCCACCTGCCTTCAGCCTTGtctaaatgtccaaaaattgcAATTTTAAGACCCCTAATGACGCCGTTAACAGCTATGCTAAACATAAATACAATCTCTTTTCAAAGTAATGTGTGACGCAACAAACTGTTGCCACCAGCCATATTCTCATCTGTCTTTGTGCTCCTCTCCTCTATCTCTCAGCTGCCATGCTTCCCAAGATTCAATACACTAAAATCAACATCACATTTGTGGAGACGTTTGGTCCAGTTTTTGCTTCTGAGGGAGGATCTGCCACTTTGTCTGCCAGTATGACCCTGAACCCGAACCTGGCCAACCTACAGCCTGAGGCACAGTGGTATAGAGATGGTAATTGTTATAAAGTAGCATTTAATGACAACATAATTATCCTATAATTGCTAGTAATATATACCAACGGCCACGGTGTCTACCAGACCCAATCAAGTCGACATGCAGCCAGAGGCACAGCAGTGGAAAAATTGGAAAATGTTAGGGACACTATTTTTATTGCTTATTAATTTTACTGAAAGCAGTTAAATAGACTCTGGTAATATACCCCCAATTCATGAGCAGTTCCATttggtatgtgtgtgtctgtagtatAAAAGCAAATCGTGAATTGAATTCAGTCAAATCTCATGTATCATTTATATAGATACAATGTTGTAGCAATCTAGAGGTTTAAAGGTATCCTGCTGTGACAGTGAATCCATGAATCTGTCTCATTTCAAGACACTCGTCTGTTTGACTCTAAATGGGTGAAGATTGACACCGGCAGAGGAGTCACCACCTTGACTCTTCCAAACCTCTACAAAGATGATGAAGGCCTTTACACACTACGCATGGTCACCAAAGGAGGCACTGCAGCACACAGTGCATTTGTCTCAGTTGCAGGTGAGACAGATGATTAGAAAGTTGAAGAGAAGCTGATATCTTAAACCAAACCAGACttcaaatcagtttttaaattaaaatatagaggtgtaatttcattgttttgttgtcaaCATAATACTTCCCTGCTTTATCACTTTTACAAACTCATGTTCTATACTTTAATACATTATTACAGTCATGTTATTAATTATTACTATATTATGGTTGTAAAACCATCGTCGTCTCTGTAGATGGTCCTCCCCCAGTCCCCGCTGCACCAGGTGCTCCTATGGACATCAAGATCCACGATGCCAACAGAGACTATGTCATTGTGTCATGGAAGCCTCCTAATACCACTACAGAGGGTCCAATCCTGGGATACTTTGTGGACAAGTAGGAGTTACTGATATAAACACCATAAACAGATAAACTGaccaacacaaagacaaactgatTACTGTAAGTCATCACACTGAGTTGATTTGACTATCTGTGTAAATGAAAGGTTTTTGTCTCAAGGAGAGGCAATCTGTTGCTTCCATATTGCTCTACTCCTTCATCCCCTTGAGATCCAACTCAAACTTCTAACCAACACAAACTTGAACTGAACACAACTGACTCAATATACACCACACATAGGAACttgtatatataataaatgGAGTGGGCCACCATTGTAGCTAAAGAGGCCCATTTGCGGTTTTagtgttcttatttttattttttgtcaagcaATGACAATGGCCAGTTTTGTTAATGATTAGAAGCTGCTATATTTTCACATACTGGTTGATATTTAGTGCCAATAGGACTGTCACAGCTTTATACTGTACAACCAAGGCCTCAACAAATGGAAAAACTTCACAcagatcatttttttcaataataacAAATCAACATCATGACAAATGTTCAAGATTTTATTCACCAAGCCAATGCATAACTTCCACTATGTTTTTCCATGTATGTTAATCACCCCAACTCATcccttttctccttttctctttgCAATTCTGTAGATGTGAGGTCGGAACTGAAAACTGGACCCAATGCAATGATCATCCCATAAAGATCTGTAAATATCCAGTGTCTGGGCTGTTTGAAGGACACTCGTACTACTTCAGAGTCAGAGCTGTCAACTCCCACGGAATCAGCAAGCCATCCCGCATGTCTGAACCCATCGCTGCACTCGACCCGACTGAGTTTGAGAGGCTCCATGGTGGGTTTAACTGGATTAGTACAGACATATCTTCCCTCCCTTTCAAATCAATACTTATTAATTTCtagaaaaaacaagcaaaattccCCCATAAGAAGCAATAGATTCctgttattttaattatataGTAGGGCttgatgtttttaatgtaaGATCTCTCCTTTTATATTACTATGCAATACTTGTCTATCTTATGATGCTCTGTTTTGCCAGGTTACTCCCATAAAACAGATCAGGAAAAGACAAAGTTCTGGTTAGGAGTTGTACTGTGGGACAGCATGTTAGACACTGTACAGTGCTACATGatcactttttatttaaatcacCGAGGAGGTTTGAAGTAAAATATACTTGCAAGCAGTAGATGGCTACAAGAAAATGCTCCAGATTTACATTTAAAGTAACTTCAACATCCATTTCCAACAAACTGATGATCGTGTCTTTTGTCCTCCTGCAGCTAAGAAGCTCGGAGGAAAACTGGATGTTGTGTCTTACCACGATGAAGTTGAAGGTGCAATTTTAATTAAGAACAGTATTACTAAATTgcatatttgttaaatattctaataatcagtgtgtttgtgtttgtttttcggTGCAGCTGATGGAAAGCCTCCAGGTGTTCCATCGGGAATGTATGCCTCAGAAATAGACAGGACATATGTTGTTCTGAGCTGGAAAGCCCCGGCATATTCCAGCACTGCTCCCATGTGGTACTACATAGAAAAGGTAACAGATAATGTCATACTGTTACTAATTAATTCCATACTGCTCTGTATAATACTGATTATGAACCACTCTATACAATAGTAAGTAGATAACTACATTTTTGTGCTATATTTGGTAATAtctggtaaaaaataaatgaataaactttTCTTGGTCTCTTTGTGTCCCCACAGTGCTTGCTGGACAGTGGTGCATGGCAGCGTGTTAATACTAAGGTCCCTATTCGGTCTCCCCGTTATGCTGTGTTTGACCTGGCGGAGGGCAAACAATATAAATTCAGAGTTTTGTCTGCCAATATCTATGGAACTAGTGAGCCCTCTGAGCCTACTGGGCCAATTGAGACTCTGGAACTCAAAGGTCTGTTGGAGTAATTTTCTTAGTACACAGGTCAACAGATTTTCTACAATAGTGGAAGAAATCCACACTTGAGCTGCAGGTGAGTTAttaattttatctgttttgttgtctttaggTGTACCATCTGCTCCAGGTCAAGTCATTGCCACAAGGGAAACAGACACCTCTGTCCTCATCCAGTGGGCCCCTCCAAAAGAACCCAACAATCTGATTGGCTACTACATTGACCAGTGTGTGAAGGGCTCCAAGGACTGGacttcagccaatcacaaaccTCACAGAAACACCAAGTATGCTTTCAAGGAAAAACCTCTACTGCTCAGAAATATGCCTTTTCTCCGACTGTTAGCAGGAAAGCTATGAAAGCAACACTCATGGGCTTTGTATGTGATTCTGTTTCTTCAGGTTTGTGGTTAGTGGTCTGACCAAAGGAGAAACCTATGTGTTCCGTGTCCAGGCTATCAATGAGATCGGTCTCAGCGATGAATCCCAGGAGTCTGCACCTCTGACTGTCAAGGCTGCTCTCAGTCAGTATTGTCAAATTTGTTAtcacaattaaaaataataatgaacttTCCCCCCCACTTTATAAACAATGGAATTTTTAGGAATAAAAATTCagtcctgtttattttttagcctCCCCCTCTGCTCCCTATGACGTTGCACTGCTGAACTGCGATGGCCATTCGATGGTTCTGAACTGGAGGAAGCCTCTTCGCTCTGGAGGCGCTCCGATCAAGGAGTATTATGCGGATAAAAGACGCAGTGGAACAACGATGTGGAGAGAGATTCATATCCCACCGCTCACAGAAAGGCTTTACAAGGTAAAGTGCCTGTTCTTTATCTTTACTTACTTACTCACCTTAAACATCGAAATTAAAGAAGATGAAACTGCTATTTGCATAATTTGCAGGTAAGCTCCTCCCTGATACCGCAGCAAAGCTAAGCCAGATATTAACTCAGTTTCATCAGTGGCTGGGTTAGTTTTCACActttagaaaacaaaatgtggGCGAGGTTGGAATGCTAGATGTGCAGCTTTTTGCACAAATCTCTTACTGACTACTGcagttggtcatttttgtgctcAGTCAAATTGCTGGAATATAAAGTGGCATGTCCATTTTGCTTAAGATAGTAACCATGGTAACATTATGCTGACAGGTGGAAGACTTGAAAGAGGGAGCAACCTACCAGTTCCAGGTGTATGCAGCCAACCTGGCTGGCCTTGGACCAGCGTCCAAACATTCAGCTGACTTCACATGTGAGGCCTGGACAATGCCGGAGCCTGGTCAGTACATATCCTGTTGTGATGCACCTAAACAaataactagcctgtacatgtcCTGCCATAACtgggttttatttaaaaaaatgtgaattgtCCTTCTTCTCCCCTAATTCTGTGTGTTCTACAGGCCCTGCGTATGACCTGAGCTTCTGTGAAGTGAGAGATAGTTCAGTGGTGGTTGAGTGGCAGAAGCCTGTCTACACTGGTTCTGGACCAATCACAGGCTATCATGTTGAGTATGCAAAGAAGGGCAGTTCTGACTGGACCACAGCCAATGAGAAAGCTGTCAGTCACCGCTTCCTGAAGGTGAGGGCATCTCCTACAATTTATTGTTCTTACTGTTCACTTATTTGAGAGTGACCAGAATAAATATTTATCTGAGATCCATTCATAACAGTATCTGAATAATATATAATTTGGCATTTATGGCATTGGCATTTATTATGatatagctttaaaaaaaatctttaaaaatgctTCCGGAACAGCAtaaaagaaatagaaatatCTCTTGTGCAATTTATAGTGTAAAATAATATTACGGGCAAACTGAAAGCTGACTGTTGAACAGCTATTATGCATTTTATGtttcttaaattaaaaaatgtcttcagctCTGTGTTACTTTGTCTCCACACAGCTTTTTATTGGATTCGGCTTGCAACTGTATAGCtttaaatgttgatttattACATTTCAGCTGTCAGTAGAAGCTTAATTAAAGTCTTTTACTCTCCTGTGTATGTAATGCAGTGGTGTAGCACATTAAACTGACCGACACTGACATCTAGTGGATAAAGTAAACAATTACTGGGTTTAGGGACAGTATCAAAAGGTACATCATTTTTTTAGCTCTACAAAAAAAGTTGCAGCAAATAGGTAACTGCTCTCACATATCACAGTGGCAAGTCAGATGAcaattattgtatttatttgacaaattaCTGGATTTAATGCATTTCTCATATAATACGGGTTTACCTCAGAGGGCTTACATTACAGATGAACAATGTGTGAATAAATATCAAGTTATGACATTCACtacttaaaatgaaacaaaacaaacaaacaaaaaacaataatgggCCCCAGTGCAGTTGGCTAGAGCCCACTAGCATTTACTTGCTGCAGTAACTGCTGGGTCTTAAAATGTACTACTGTTGCCACCATCTCATGCACCTGTCAAATCTGCCCAGACTGAGGATGACTTCACCTGTCATCCAGTATTCACAGCTCTCTTCCTCCCACTGAcagatgtctgtgtgtttcctagGTAACAGGTCTGGAGGTGGGCACTAGCTATGTGTTCAGAACACGTGCCGTCAATGCTGCAGGAGTGGGTATGGCCTCAATGGCCTCTGACCCTGTGATTGCCAAGGCTGTGGAAGGTAATTTTTCATCAGAGTGGAGGATTATAAAACTGAACTCATTCAGTCTCTTAAGGTCTCTCATGGTTATTCTGTCACAGAAATACAGGGTCTCAAAAggctttctgtgcatttttttttatatatagaaATGgctataatttaaaaatgtgtgtgtatctgtctgtGTTTGAAGGTGCCCAGGAGGTGTCCTGTGTTGTGGATGAGAAGTCAGGTGACATCGTTCTATCATTTCAGTCTTGCCAAATGAACGAGGGCTCTCAGTTCATCTGGAAGAAAGACTATAAAGAAATCACAGATTTCTCTAAAGGAGTAGTGATTAAGACGGAAGGCAGCCTGTAAGACCACATAAACACAACTACAAAAATACTGTGAATATGCAATCAATTGTACACTATTCCAGCCTTTTTTTGTTCAACatctctccatctgtctgtgtgtcttttctgccctCAATCGCAGCTCTAAGCTGATCTTTAAGAACGCAGATAAAGAGGACTTTGGGACCTACTCTGTTTCTGTCACCAACACTGAGGGGGTGTCATCCAGCTATGCAATCTCTGC
This genomic interval from Acanthochromis polyacanthus isolate Apoly-LR-REF ecotype Palm Island chromosome 2, KAUST_Apoly_ChrSc, whole genome shotgun sequence contains the following:
- the myom2b gene encoding myomesin-2 isoform X1 — encoded protein: MSVWLKRGNYNQEYHHKQSQYVVKEYSSSEAMEERYEHKTKARIQEVVSTKMKDKYVREGPMIRGPNFLVRLRSHTVFENTSIKLFCTIEGYPMPVVKWYKDGVILDVSSGKYLVQGKGGIHSLEIPRCSTDDTAQYTAVAANSHGQASSQASVIVKRFREEDESCPYAWLPFTAAMLPKIQYTKINITFVETFGPVFASEGGSATLSASMTLNPNLANLQPEAQWYRDDTRLFDSKWVKIDTGRGVTTLTLPNLYKDDEGLYTLRMVTKGGTAAHSAFVSVADGPPPVPAAPGAPMDIKIHDANRDYVIVSWKPPNTTTEGPILGYFVDKCEVGTENWTQCNDHPIKICKYPVSGLFEGHSYYFRVRAVNSHGISKPSRMSEPIAALDPTEFERLHAKKLGGKLDVVSYHDEVEADGKPPGVPSGMYASEIDRTYVVLSWKAPAYSSTAPMWYYIEKCLLDSGAWQRVNTKVPIRSPRYAVFDLAEGKQYKFRVLSANIYGTSEPSEPTGPIETLELKGVPSAPGQVIATRETDTSVLIQWAPPKEPNNLIGYYIDQCVKGSKDWTSANHKPHRNTKFVVSGLTKGETYVFRVQAINEIGLSDESQESAPLTVKAALTSPSAPYDVALLNCDGHSMVLNWRKPLRSGGAPIKEYYADKRRSGTTMWREIHIPPLTERLYKVEDLKEGATYQFQVYAANLAGLGPASKHSADFTCEAWTMPEPGPAYDLSFCEVRDSSVVVEWQKPVYTGSGPITGYHVEYAKKGSSDWTTANEKAVSHRFLKVTGLEVGTSYVFRTRAVNAAGVGMASMASDPVIAKAVEGAQEVSCVVDEKSGDIVLSFQSCQMNEGSQFIWKKDYKEITDFSKGVVIKTEGSLSKLIFKNADKEDFGTYSVSVTNTEGVSSSYAISAEELAKMLALSYDIRHPIIPLKSELAYKILERGRMRFWLQAEEISSHVTYKFFANNKELSGADPNKMGHDVSTGIIEFIMDHFTEENEGTFTCQITDGGGKGQSSLVLIGAAFKAALAEADYQRREYIRVKEGPHFSEFLSLQVGDDCSVTLVCKVANLKKESEFHWYKEDTEIIPDVKPDLGSGVCKLPIKLFSLKTTGVYKATISDDRGKDMSQIDISGKIFEDAINKLSQLAGASAAELVINCTATGIQLQCHMKYYTSEMNITWYHGETKLAHSDKIMIGGTPAMATMEVIEPVEKDKGLYSIVITDPENSHKRTLDLSGDVYEKAFAEFQKLKAEAYAEKNRGKVVGGLPDVVTIMEKKTLSLTCTVCGDPKPQVSWLKNGAEVEPDDQYVVSLDQGKFASLTIKGVTMEDSGKYAMIVQNKYGGESVDIVVSVYRHGEKIPEAKPALTPKTIIPPKLPIEIPQPKTQPASAPSAPSPAPPKAAPGRGVKSPTPTRRK
- the myom2b gene encoding myomesin-2 isoform X2, which encodes MEERYEHKTKARIQEVVSTKMKDKYVREGPMIRGPNFLVRLRSHTVFENTSIKLFCTIEGYPMPVVKWYKDGVILDVSSGKYLVQGKGGIHSLEIPRCSTDDTAQYTAVAANSHGQASSQASVIVKRFREEDESCPYAWLPFTAAMLPKIQYTKINITFVETFGPVFASEGGSATLSASMTLNPNLANLQPEAQWYRDDTRLFDSKWVKIDTGRGVTTLTLPNLYKDDEGLYTLRMVTKGGTAAHSAFVSVADGPPPVPAAPGAPMDIKIHDANRDYVIVSWKPPNTTTEGPILGYFVDKCEVGTENWTQCNDHPIKICKYPVSGLFEGHSYYFRVRAVNSHGISKPSRMSEPIAALDPTEFERLHAKKLGGKLDVVSYHDEVEADGKPPGVPSGMYASEIDRTYVVLSWKAPAYSSTAPMWYYIEKCLLDSGAWQRVNTKVPIRSPRYAVFDLAEGKQYKFRVLSANIYGTSEPSEPTGPIETLELKGVPSAPGQVIATRETDTSVLIQWAPPKEPNNLIGYYIDQCVKGSKDWTSANHKPHRNTKFVVSGLTKGETYVFRVQAINEIGLSDESQESAPLTVKAALTSPSAPYDVALLNCDGHSMVLNWRKPLRSGGAPIKEYYADKRRSGTTMWREIHIPPLTERLYKVEDLKEGATYQFQVYAANLAGLGPASKHSADFTCEAWTMPEPGPAYDLSFCEVRDSSVVVEWQKPVYTGSGPITGYHVEYAKKGSSDWTTANEKAVSHRFLKVTGLEVGTSYVFRTRAVNAAGVGMASMASDPVIAKAVEGAQEVSCVVDEKSGDIVLSFQSCQMNEGSQFIWKKDYKEITDFSKGVVIKTEGSLSKLIFKNADKEDFGTYSVSVTNTEGVSSSYAISAEELAKMLALSYDIRHPIIPLKSELAYKILERGRMRFWLQAEEISSHVTYKFFANNKELSGADPNKMGHDVSTGIIEFIMDHFTEENEGTFTCQITDGGGKGQSSLVLIGAAFKAALAEADYQRREYIRVKEGPHFSEFLSLQVGDDCSVTLVCKVANLKKESEFHWYKEDTEIIPDVKPDLGSGVCKLPIKLFSLKTTGVYKATISDDRGKDMSQIDISGKIFEDAINKLSQLAGASAAELVINCTATGIQLQCHMKYYTSEMNITWYHGETKLAHSDKIMIGGTPAMATMEVIEPVEKDKGLYSIVITDPENSHKRTLDLSGDVYEKAFAEFQKLKAEAYAEKNRGKVVGGLPDVVTIMEKKTLSLTCTVCGDPKPQVSWLKNGAEVEPDDQYVVSLDQGKFASLTIKGVTMEDSGKYAMIVQNKYGGESVDIVVSVYRHGEKIPEAKPALTPKTIIPPKLPIEIPQPKTQPASAPSAPSPAPPKAAPGRGVKSPTPTRRK